One segment of Cynocephalus volans isolate mCynVol1 chromosome 8, mCynVol1.pri, whole genome shotgun sequence DNA contains the following:
- the LOC134384328 gene encoding olfactory receptor 6K2-like: MRSKNQTAVIEFVFTGFPHMQEGGLLFFILLLLIYLFIIIGNLMVFFAIKLDSRLHTPMYFFISVLSFLEIWYTTSTIPKMLSNLVNEQKTISLAGCLLQMYFFHSLGITEVCLLTTMAMDRYLAICNPLHYAAIMTPQLYTQLTLGCFFFGFFTPLPEIAWISTLPFCGPNQIQNIFCDFDPILNLACTDTGSIVLIKVVDVVHAVEIIMAVMLVALAYVHIIAVILRIRSADGRRKAFSTCASHLAIFLIFFGSVALMYLRFSAKYSFFWDTAISLMFAVLSPFFNPIIYSLRNKEIKEAIKKYMSIYYIHTSY; encoded by the coding sequence ATGAGAAGTAAGAATCAGACAGCAGTGATTGAATTTGTATTCACTGGCTTTCCTCACATGCAGGAAGGTGGTCTCTTGTTCTTTATCCTCCTGCTccttatttatctgttcatcatcATTGGAAACCTTATGGTCTTCTTTGCCATCAAACTGGATTCCCGCCTGCATACCCCCATGTATTTCTTCATCAGTGTTCTCTCTTTCCTGGAGATCTGGTATACCACATCCACCATTCCCAAGATGCTCTCCAATCTAGTCAATGAGCAGAAGACCATCTCCCTAGCTGGTTGCCTCTTACAGATGTATTTCTTTCACTCCCTTGGCATCACTGAGGTTTGCTTGCTCACCACCATGGCTATGGACAGATACCTGGCCATCTGTAATCCCCTTCATTATGCCGCAATCATGACACCTCAACTCTATACTCAGCTGACTCtaggttgtttcttttttggtttcttcaCGCCACTCCCTGAGATTGCTTGGATATCAACACTGCCATTTTGTGGTCCAAATCAAATTCAGAATATCTTTTGTGACTTTGATCCCATCCTGAATCTAGCATGCACGGACACTGGATCAATTGTATTAATTAAGGTTGTGGATGTTGTACATGCTGTGGAGATCATCATGGCTGTAATGCTTGTGGCTTTGGCTTATGTCCATATCATTGCAGTAATCCTAAGAATCCGCTCTGCTGATGGACGCCGAAAGGCCTTTTCCACCTGTGCTTCCCATCTTGctattttcttgatattttttggAAGTGTGGCTCTGATGTACTTGCGCTTCTCTGCCAAGTACTCCTTTTTCTGGGACACAGCCATCAGCCTAATGTTTGCAGTGCTGTCACCATTCTTCAACCCAATCATCTACAGTCTAAGGAATAAAGAGATCAAGGAagccataaaaaaatacatgtcaATCTACTATATTCACACATcttattaa